The Coleofasciculaceae cyanobacterium genome has a segment encoding these proteins:
- a CDS encoding alpha/beta hydrolase produces the protein MSQLIKRAFLDIDDGQILYRIGGEGEALLLLHMAPRSSDEFQELMPILAQSRQVIAMDFMGLGDSDKPSREYSVADYAQNAIALWDELGIKKCSILGSLTGGYIAGAIAVAYPERVDKLILCNVPGFNKDEQEKILQKYTAGFDLEEDGSHLMARWLARMNYLGNQDLNHRCVIDDLKCFGSPIYPAMAATNYFLEAKEQFRSIECPTLILSGQKALEPLFQAGLAKAENQDWLCKAIPHSQEIEVANGTLWMMNQMQDAIAQIIGYFLDQSD, from the coding sequence ATGAGCCAACTTATTAAAAGAGCATTTTTAGATATAGATGATGGTCAGATTCTTTATCGTATTGGTGGAGAAGGTGAAGCTCTACTGTTATTGCATATGGCTCCTCGCAGTAGTGATGAATTTCAGGAATTAATGCCCATTCTCGCTCAAAGTAGACAGGTCATCGCTATGGATTTTATGGGGTTAGGGGATTCCGATAAACCATCGAGAGAATATTCAGTTGCCGACTATGCTCAAAATGCGATCGCACTATGGGATGAATTGGGCATTAAAAAATGCAGTATTCTCGGTAGCCTTACAGGGGGTTATATCGCGGGAGCAATAGCAGTAGCTTATCCAGAACGAGTTGATAAGTTAATTCTCTGCAATGTGCCTGGATTTAATAAAGATGAGCAAGAGAAAATTCTCCAGAAATATACTGCGGGATTTGACCTCGAAGAAGATGGCTCTCACCTCATGGCACGATGGTTGGCTCGGATGAATTATCTTGGCAATCAAGATTTAAATCACCGTTGTGTCATCGACGATCTTAAGTGTTTTGGTTCTCCTATCTATCCTGCTATGGCAGCAACAAACTACTTTCTCGAAGCTAAGGAACAATTTCGCTCGATCGAATGTCCGACTCTGATTTTGTCAGGACAAAAAGCCTTAGAACCTCTATTCCAAGCTGGTTTAGCTAAAGCAGAGAATCAAGATTGGCTCTGTAAAGCAATTCCCCATAGTCAGGAGATTGAAGTAGCTAATGGAACTCTGTGGATGATGAATCAGATGCAAGATGCAATAGCCCAAATAATAGGCTATTTTCTAGACCAAAGTGATTAG
- a CDS encoding DUF3598 family protein — MSKIEDEMPVLVRHEGDWIGTYTTVDNNGKILDQNESHITCEFPEGKEYPYFQTNRYKWADGKQEEYQFPGMYRDQALWFDTERIEGKAWEADDSLVILYFSYKNIANAYIYEMIHLSPCNNYRARTWHWFKDNQIYQRTLIKEERKP; from the coding sequence ATGTCTAAGATCGAAGACGAAATGCCCGTTCTTGTGCGACATGAAGGTGATTGGATTGGTACTTATACAACCGTTGATAATAATGGTAAGATTCTCGACCAGAATGAATCCCATATAACTTGTGAGTTTCCTGAAGGTAAAGAATATCCTTACTTTCAAACCAATCGATATAAGTGGGCTGATGGAAAACAGGAAGAATATCAGTTCCCTGGAATGTATCGAGATCAAGCACTCTGGTTCGATACAGAACGGATTGAAGGCAAGGCGTGGGAAGCGGACGACTCTCTAGTTATTCTCTACTTTAGCTACAAAAACATAGCCAATGCCTATATCTACGAAATGATCCATCTTAGTCCGTGCAATAATTATCGCGCCCGTACTTGGCATTGGTTTAAAGATAATCAAATTTATCAAAGAACTCTGATTAAAGAAGAGCGCAAGCCATAG
- a CDS encoding nitrilase-related carbon-nitrogen hydrolase, protein MEANTDRIDSFRALALQVTCHAVNHVKERTQVRSLMEQAIMRLEPQIAASRAFIGSDCRLVLLPEYWLTGFPMGEPIAVWAEKACLEMEDSLYDALGSIAQKHDIFLAGNAYELDPNFPHLYFQNCFVFDPTGTMVLRHRRLNSMYTPTPYDVWDKYLDCYGLEGVFPVAKTAIGNLGAIASDEILFPEIARCLTMRGAEILLHPTSEVYGDARAPKEAAKISRAVENMAYVVSANTAGIANTPILQASVDGGSKIVDYRGLILAETGLGESMAAYAEIDLAALRRDRRRAGIKNVLSRHRPTLYAESYQQQHFSPANTMLEGEVERQHFIKTQQETIERLTKLGII, encoded by the coding sequence ATGGAAGCAAACACCGATCGCATCGACTCATTTAGAGCTTTGGCACTCCAGGTAACTTGCCATGCCGTTAACCATGTCAAAGAAAGGACACAAGTGCGATCTCTAATGGAGCAAGCAATCATGCGCTTAGAGCCACAAATCGCTGCCAGCCGTGCTTTTATTGGGTCTGATTGTCGCTTAGTATTGCTACCTGAATATTGGCTGACTGGCTTTCCGATGGGAGAGCCGATTGCTGTTTGGGCAGAAAAAGCCTGTCTGGAAATGGAAGATTCTCTATACGATGCCTTGGGTAGTATTGCTCAAAAGCATGACATATTTCTGGCAGGGAATGCTTACGAACTAGACCCGAATTTTCCTCATCTTTACTTTCAGAACTGTTTTGTCTTCGATCCTACAGGAACCATGGTTTTACGCCATCGCCGACTCAATTCTATGTATACCCCTACACCCTACGATGTCTGGGATAAGTATTTAGATTGCTATGGTTTAGAGGGAGTCTTTCCCGTAGCCAAAACTGCGATCGGTAACTTGGGAGCGATCGCCTCAGACGAAATTTTGTTTCCTGAAATTGCTCGCTGTTTAACTATGCGGGGGGCAGAAATCTTACTTCATCCCACCTCAGAAGTTTATGGCGATGCGCGAGCGCCTAAAGAGGCGGCAAAAATTTCTCGGGCGGTGGAAAATATGGCTTATGTTGTTTCTGCCAATACGGCGGGAATTGCTAATACTCCAATTCTTCAGGCTTCTGTGGATGGAGGTTCTAAGATTGTTGACTATCGAGGTCTTATTTTAGCTGAAACAGGCTTAGGGGAAAGCATGGCAGCATATGCTGAGATCGACTTGGCTGCCTTACGACGCGATCGCCGTCGTGCGGGAATCAAAAACGTGCTATCTCGACATCGCCCGACACTGTATGCGGAAAGTTATCAACAGCAACACTTTTCTCCTGCTAATACTATGTTAGAAGGGGAAGTTGAACGTCAACATTTTATTAAAACTCAGCAGGAAACTATCGAGCGCTTAACTAAGCTCGGGATTATTTGA